One window of the Amycolatopsis mediterranei genome contains the following:
- the tatA gene encoding Sec-independent protein translocase subunit TatA codes for MLNGLQPWHLIILVLVVVLLFGAKRLPDAARSIGKSMKIFKAETKDLTGDKAHEDAEPVETKQIPATPAAPASTDQQVADLQRQLDELKKQQAAEQPQKNVS; via the coding sequence ATGCTGAACGGATTGCAGCCGTGGCATTTGATCATCTTGGTGCTCGTCGTCGTGCTGCTGTTCGGGGCCAAGAGGCTTCCCGACGCGGCCCGGTCCATCGGCAAGTCCATGAAGATCTTCAAGGCCGAGACCAAGGACCTCACCGGCGACAAGGCGCACGAAGACGCCGAGCCCGTCGAGACGAAGCAGATCCCGGCCACGCCCGCCGCGCCCGCTTCGACCGACCAGCAGGTCGCCGACCTGCAGCGTCAGCTCGACGAGCTGAAGAAGCAGCAGGCGGCCGAGCAGCCGCAGAAGAACGTCAGCTGA